A section of the Pseudomonas sp. Q1-7 genome encodes:
- a CDS encoding class I SAM-dependent methyltransferase produces MEEIRDPEELSRDVREQRQLHEELARIKAERERLHFDKAAPPPKVPPAPSNILPFPCRQPPMRCGNPVLLDYLYGLESEALRDLPEARTRQLFDFATGAQAARALRCRRRMLARAVDETCQRVGQGVRMLCVAGGHLREAELARELHQGRFSEMLVFDDDAERLETVRKSYGALGVRTRLGSLEQLLAGECRFQGYDLVYSAGITEVLDDRHCERLLPCLFQALRPGGRVLLANFRPGIDAIAFLEGLLDWRPRYRLDAQLLGLLDGIDYNQIASARVFHDVGQRIGFLEAVKYG; encoded by the coding sequence GTGGAAGAAATCAGAGATCCGGAAGAACTGAGCAGAGACGTTCGAGAACAACGGCAACTCCACGAAGAACTGGCGCGTATCAAGGCCGAACGCGAACGGTTGCACTTCGATAAGGCCGCCCCACCCCCCAAGGTGCCGCCGGCGCCGAGCAACATCCTGCCCTTCCCCTGCCGGCAGCCCCCCATGCGCTGCGGCAATCCCGTGCTGCTGGATTACCTCTACGGACTGGAGTCCGAGGCCCTGCGCGACCTGCCGGAGGCGCGCACCCGCCAGTTGTTCGATTTCGCCACCGGCGCCCAGGCGGCCCGCGCGTTGCGTTGCCGGCGGCGCATGCTGGCGCGCGCCGTGGACGAAACCTGCCAGCGCGTCGGCCAGGGCGTGCGCATGCTGTGCGTTGCCGGCGGCCACCTGCGCGAAGCGGAACTGGCACGCGAGCTGCACCAGGGGCGTTTCAGCGAAATGCTGGTGTTCGACGACGATGCGGAGCGCCTGGAAACCGTGCGCAAGAGCTATGGCGCGCTGGGCGTGCGCACCCGTCTGGGCAGTCTGGAGCAGTTGCTGGCCGGCGAGTGCCGGTTCCAGGGCTACGACCTGGTGTATTCGGCCGGGATCACCGAAGTGCTGGACGACCGGCACTGCGAGCGTCTGCTGCCGTGTCTGTTCCAGGCCCTGCGTCCGGGCGGCCGCGTCCTGCTGGCCAACTTCCGCCCCGGAATCGACGCCATCGCTTTCCTCGAAGGGCTGCTGGACTGGCGTCCGCGCTATCGCCTCGACGCGCAGTTGCTCGGCCTGCTGGACGGTATCGACTACAACCAGATCGCCTCGGCGCGGGTGTTCCACGATGTCGGCCAGCGCATCGGCTTCCTCGAAGCGGTGAAGTACGGCTGA